Proteins found in one Sorghum bicolor cultivar BTx623 chromosome 1, Sorghum_bicolor_NCBIv3, whole genome shotgun sequence genomic segment:
- the LOC8062521 gene encoding uncharacterized protein LOC8062521: MPTAYSLRAPPSAAQQRLRLPLPQPPPPLPFSPAGGGAARRRRAVGVAAASASPFDELHARGRPVRGPSKKSMLWNLIQDIEPLDLSVIQKDVAPETVDAMKRTISGMLGLLPSDQFRVVVEALWNPFFKLLVSSIMTGYTLRNAEYRLSFERNLELSEEVAECPKSDVTEDNHHNINLGRPVTIFRLSEEDMPRDPGKTDEESSYKNMGEELGDLTPQAEEYIIQMQSRLDAMKKELHDLRRKNSALQMQQFVGEEKNDLLDYLRSLTPEKVAELSESTCPGVQEAIHSVVHGLLATLSPKIHSKAPPLLDNTSGGVLNLGGEDDDRAELVENASLPFQPLISVPRDYLARLLFWCMLLGHYIRGLEYRLELTQLLRISSDVGSFSGGDDHVV, from the exons ATGCCGACCGCCTACAGCCTCCGCGCGCCGCCCTCCGCCGCGCAGCAGCGCCTAAGGCTGCCCCTACCGCAgcccccgccgccgctgccgtttTCCCCGGCGGGTGGAGGGGCAGCACGCCGGAGGAGGGCTGTTGGGGTGGCGGCCGCGTCCGCGTCGCCCTTCGACGAGCTGCACGCGCGGGGGAGGCCCGTACGTGGACCCTCCAAG AAATCCATGCTCTGGAACTTGATCCAGGATATAGAGCCCCTGGACCTAAGTGTCATTCAGAAAGATGTTGCTCCTGAAACGGTTGATGCAATGAAGAGGACTATTTCTGGCATGTTGGGTCTGCTTCCATCTGATCAGTTCCGTGTCGTTGTTGAAGCCCTTTGGAACCCCTTCTTCAAGTTATTGGTATCTTCAATTATGACTGG GTATACTCTGCGAAATGCTGAATACAGGCTTTCTTTTGAAAGAAATCTAGAACTGTCTGAAGAAGTTGCAGAATGCCCTAAAAGTGATGTCACTGAAGATAATCATCATAACATCAATTTGGGTAGACCTGTCACTATTTTTAGATTATCAGAAGAAGACATGCCTCGGGACCCTGGAAAAACTGATGAAGAatcatcatataaaaatatgggAGAAGAGCTCGGCGACTTAACACCACAGGCAGAAGAGTACATTATTCAGATGCAATCTCGTTTGGATGCCATGAAAAAG GAGTTACATGATCTCAGGAGAAAGAATTCTGCCCTACAGATGCAACAGTTTGTTGGGGAGGAAAAAAATGACTTGCTGGACTATTTGAGGTCACTAACACCAGAGAAG GTTGCTGAACTATCAGAGTCTACATGTCCCGGCGTGCAAGAAGCAATTCATTCTGTGGTTCATGGTCTGCTTGCCACTCTTTCTCCCAAGATACACTCGAAGGCCCCTCCACTGCTAGATAACACTTCTGGTGGTGTCCTAAACCTTGGGGGTGAGGATGATGACCGTGCAGAACTTGTTGAGAATGCTTCCCTCCCATTTCAGCCCCTAATATCTGTTCCCCGTGATTACCTTGCACGTTTGCTGTTCTG GTGCATGCTGCTGGGTCACTACATTCGGGGTCTGGAATACCGGTTAGAGCTTACTCAGCTTCTGCGAATATCCAGTGACGTGGGTTCTTTCTCTggtggtgatgatcatgttgTTTGA
- the LOC8062522 gene encoding metal transporter Nramp6 — MAANHNVDVAREPAASASPPTYEAEHRALLRSSSFISAISDNNEGCKECAFEPSEKVIVSVSGDRKGDANEEGAFYASGGCMPPFSWRKLWLFSGPGFLMSIAFVDPGNIEGDLQAGATAGGTLLWVLLWATTMGLLVQLHAARLGVATGRHLAELCRDEYPDWARHALWLMAEIALVSADIQEVIGSAIAIKILSHGLLPLWAGVVITALDCFMFLSLENYGVRKLEGLFAVLITTMACSFAWMFVETEPSGKDLFIGILVPKLSSGTIKQAVGLVGGVITPHNVFLHSALVQSRKIDPNKEYEVREALRYYSIESTLALVVPFMINLFVTTVFAKGFHGTKEADSIGLENAGKYLQEKFGGDFFPILYIWGVGLLAAGTSSTITGTYAGQFIMGGFLNWRLKKWIRALITRSFAIVPTIIVALFFNKSGYELDVLNEWLNVLQSIQIPFSLIPLITLVSKEEVMGMYKIGPRMKIATWIVASLPILINSYMLLDFFSSEMEGVLYSLALCVVVATYSVFILYLIFRGMEFPYYLATTLHENSSI; from the exons ATGGCCGCCAACCACAATGTTGATGTCGCTAGAGAGCCTGCCGCAAGTGCCTCTCCACCCACCTATGAAGCCGAGCACCGCGCTCTCCTTCGGTCGTCATCGTTCATCTCTGCCATCTCAGACAACAATGAAGGATGCAAGGAATGCGCATTTGAGCCATCTGAAAAGGTCATTGTTTCCGTCTCTGGTGACCGCAAAGGCGACGCCAATGAAGAGGGTGCCTTCTATGCCTCAGGGGGTTGCATGCCACCCTTCTCATGGCGCAAGTTATGGCTATTCTCAGGGCCTGGCTTCCTGATGAGCATCGCATTCGTGGACCCAGGAAACATCGAGGGTGACCTACAGGCGGGGGCCACAGCAGGTGGCACACTATTATGGGTGCTCCTATGGGCCACAACCATGGGCCTACTCGTGCAGCTTCACGCTGCACGCCTCGGGGTGGCCACGGGGAGGCACCTTGCTGAGTTATGTCGTGATGAGTACCCAGACTGGGCGCGTCACGCACTTTGGTTGATGGCTGAGATTGCCTTGGTTAGTGCCGACATCCAAGAGGTCATCGGAAGCGCCATTGCCATCAAGATCCTTAGCCATGGCCTATTGCCGCTCTGGGCCGGCGTTGTCATTACCGCTTTGGATTG CTTTATGTTTCTTTCCCTGGAGAACTATGGGGTGAGAAAGTTGGAAGGTCTATTTGCGGTTCTGATTACAACAATGGCGTGTTCCTTCGCATGGATGTTTGTAGAGACTGAACCTAGTGGCAAAGATCTATTCATTG GTATTCTGGTTCCAAAATTGAGCTcaggaacaataaaacaagccgTTGGCCTTGTCGGGGGTGTTATCACACCTCATAATGTGTTCCTCCATTCTGCTCTTGTGCAATCAAGAAaaattgacccaaacaaggaatATGAAGTTCGTGAAGCATTGAGGTACTATTCCATTGAATCCACCCTGGCATTGGTAGTGCccttcatgataaatttatttgTCACAACAGTTTTTGCAAAAGGATTTCATGGTACCAAGGAAGCAGATAGTATCGGCCTTGAGAATGCTGGAAAATATCTACAAGAGAAGTTTGGAGGGGACTTTTTCCCTATCCTTTATATCTGGGGTGTTGGATTGTTAGCCGCTGGCACTAGTAGTACCATAACCGGAACTTATGCTGGACAATTTATAATGGGTGGATTTCTAAATTGGCGGTTGAAAAAATGGATAAGGGCATTGATAACTAGAAGCTTTGCGATTGTGCCAACTATAATTGTTGCTTTATTCTTCAACAAATCTGGCTATGAGCTGGATGTTCTCAATGAGTGGCTCAATGTGCTCCAGTCAATTCAGATTCCCTTTTCTCTCATCCCACTAATAACACTGGTTTCCAAGGAGGAAGTCATGGGGATGTACAAGATAGGTCCAAGAATGAAA ATTGCAACCTGGATAGTTGCTTCTTTACCGATCCTAATCAATAGCTATATGTTGTTGGACTTCTTCTCTTCAGAAATGGAAGGCGTGTTGTATAGCTTAGCTCTATGTGTGGTTGTGGCAACTTATTCCGTGTTCATACTATATCTTATTTTTCGAGGAATGGAATTTCCCTACTATCTTGCAACAACATTACACGAGAATAGTTCCATATAG